AAAGCCCGATGCAAAACGGAAAATCGAAAGGGAACAACCAACTGGACGTGGGTCTATCAGGCCTCGGCTCCGAACTCTACGTAACCAAGGGGACATTTTTGCTGCACAGTTGAGGGGACATATTGCCTAAGTATAAACAGCAGAACCGGCGGGCCTCCCCAGGAGGGTCACCGATTCCGGCCGGCGCCTGGAAAGATGGGGAATTCACTCCACCGCGTCGTCGTCGTGCACCGGCCAACGGCGGATCATGAAGTAGGCGCCGGCGAAATAGACGACGAACTGCGCGGCCATCCAGCCGAAGTAGGGCAAAATGTCGATCAGGCGGTCGCTCTTGGCCATGGTGATGCGCATCGCCTGCAGGGCCGGGGTCACGGGGAACAGCGCGGCGATGACCTTGATGTAGGGCAGCATCTGGTTATAGGGCCAGGCGAAGCCCGACATCATGAACAGCGGCGTCGAGACGAACATCAGCAGTTGGAAGGCGACGTAGCGGTCGCGGCAGAAGTGGGCCACCGCCACGCTCACCGGCATCATCGTCAACTGGAAGATCACGAACACCAGGAACGACAGGCCGACGCTTTTCAGGGTCCAGCCGGAAAGCGGCGCGATCACCAGCAGCATCAGCGCCGTCGCGTACAGATAAAAGGCCATCTGCGCCCAGTATTTGCCCTCGAGGTAGGCGAAGGGCCGCGACGCCCGGTAATCGAACTGGTTCAGTTCGCGGCGCATCCCGACCGAAAACGCCATGGCGATCAGCAGCAATTGCTGCATGACGACCAGGAACACGCCGGGGACGAAGAAATTGCCGTAACCGGTCGTCGGGTGGAACAGGTAGCGGATGTCCTGCTGGATCGGCGAGGTGCGCTGCCTGGCCAGCGCGCTGGGCACGCCTTGCGAAAAGAAGTACCGCCGCCCAAGTTCCTCGTTCAGGGCGCCCACCGCGCCGAACACCGCCGGATAGGCCACCGAATAGGCGTACATGTTACCGGCCTCGATCCACAGCGTGACGTCGGTCTGCTCCCGTTTCTTGAAGCGGGTCGAAAAATCCGCCGGAATCTGGATCAACGCCTCCGCCTGCCGCCCGATCAGCATCTTCCGGCCCCGTTCCAGCGAATCCAGGCGGCCCAGCACCTTCATGTTCTGGGTGGCCGAAAGATAAACCGACATCCGCCGCGACAAGGCCGAGTTGTCCTCGTCGACCAGCACTACCGGCCGCTGTTCGGCCTGGTTTTTTTTGTACAGCCAGGAAATGACCGGCGGATAGAACAGCGGCAGTCCCAACAGAATCACCAATACCAGGCGGCCGATCCGGAACAGGAATTTCCATTCGTCGAGGATCATCACGCCGACGTAACGCTCGCGCTCGAGCAGGCGCTTCCCCAACCGACAGAGCAGGCCCGGCCGCTTCATCCCTTCGCCCTCGCCCGCCGCACGGCGCGCCGCACGGCCACGCAAATCGCGATCACCACCGCGTAAAAGACCGCCTGGCCCGCGAATTGCCGGAAAACCACGCCCATCTCGCCCAAACCGATCGGATAATGCATGTACATGCGGCTGCCGACCATGAAGGGCGTAAAGGGAATGATTTTCCCCAACAGGGCAATCAGCGGCGGCATGGTGTCGGCCGGCCAGGTCACGCCGCAGATCATCAACGACAACATGCCCATGACGATGGTCGCCTCGAAGGCCATCATCGGCAGGGGGATCAGTTGATTCATCCCGGCCGCGAGCATGATGTCGAGCAACAGAAAGACCGCGAGGTTGACCAGGACCACGTAAAAAGGGCTTTCCGGCGGCAGATTTTCGTAGGGCAGAAAAACGTAAAAGAAGAGCAGGCCAACCACCAGCGACACGAGAAAATTGGCCGCCAGGCCGCCGGCCAGTTCCGCGTCGGTCGCCGGGCGGAACGGCGGCAGGTACAACGTCACGCACAAAATCAGGATGAAGACGTGCAGGAAAAAGAAGAGCAGGCCGGGGATCAGGTAAATGCCGTAATTGGCGCCCGGATTGAAGTTGGAAAACTCGTTGACGGCGATGGGCAGCACGCGGGCCATGGCCTGGTTTTTCTGCTCGCCCATCTTTTTGACGACCGTCATTTGAATGCCCACCGAAACCGTCGTCAGCGTCCGCGCCACCGCCTTGTAGAGGTTCTTGCCGATCAGGATGTTGCTCATGTCGACGCTGACCACGACCGTGCCCTTGCGGCCTTTTTTGATGTCGGCCGAAAAGTCCGCGGGAATGTACACCACGCCGGCCAGTTCGCCGCTCACCAGCATGCCTTCGGCCTCGGCCAGGGTCCGGAACGACACGTCGACCAGCCGCACCTCGCGGTTGGCCAGGATGTATTCCTTCACCGTGCGGCTGATTTTCGAGTTGTCGTGATCGACGATCGCCAGCGGCAGGCCCTGGACCACCATCGTGTGGTAGACCTCCATCGCCAGCCACGACATGACCAGCAGCAGAAAGATCATGAGCTGGTAGCGGCGCCGGGTCGCCAGGCGGTGCAGTTGGTCGCGCAGTCCGCGCCGGAAGAGCGGCCAGGACACGCGCGGAATGAAGTACTTCAGGAGCATGCGGGCGTTACTCCACGGTCCAGCGCACCGTCATGCCCGGCCGCAGGCCCGCGATCGCCGTCACCGGCCGGGCCCGCACCTCGAAGCTCTTCAGATCGAAGCTGTTGCGTTCCTGCGTGGCGCGCCAGGTGGCGAAATCCGCCAAGGGCGCCAGGTGGAAAATCTCCAGTTCCACTTTCTGGCCCAGCGCCGGCACTTCCACGGCGATCTTCTGCCCCTTCTGGATTTTCTTCAGCAGGTCCTCGCGCACCGAGAAGGTGATCCACATATCTTTCAGATCGACGATGGTCAGGATGGGGAAGCCGGTGGCGGCCAGTTCGCCCTTGTGCAGGACGATCTTGGAGACCTCGCCGTCCAGCGGCGCGACCTGAATCGATTCCTTGTCGTAGGATTCGACCTCGGTGCGGACGCCCTCGGCCTGGCGCACCAGGGCGCCGAGCGCTTCTTTCTCTTCGTCGCGGGCGCCCTTCTGGACGGCGTCGTTCTGGGCGCGGGCCATTTCGTATTGCGCCACCGCGGCCTGGTACTTGGCGTCGATTTCGTCGAACTGCGCCTTGGGAATGGCTTTCTTTTCCAGCAGGACGGTCAGGCGGTCGTACATTTTTTTCATCACGTCCATCTGGGCGCGAGCCATGTCGAGCTGCCGGGCGGCGGCGCGCTTCTGTTCCTCGCGCGCCCCCTTGTTGGCCATCTTGAATTGCGCCTTGGCCGCGTCGATCACCGCGTTGACCTGATCGAGTTTCGCGGCGATGGTTTCGCGGGAGATCGTGGCCAATTCCTGGCCTTCCTTGACCTGATCGCCCTCGGTGACCTTCAAATCCTCGACCCGTCCCGGGATTTTCGAGGCGACGTCGATCTCGGTGGCGTCGACCAGTCCGATCAGCACGGTCTTTTTCCCGCCGCCGCAACCGGCCGCCAATCCCAGGATCACCAAAACCGCCAAAAACCAGCCCACGCTTTTCATCGTATTTCCCCGGTAAAGTCCGGCGCCTGGCTCGGCTTGGCCAGGATGCCTTCGAACATGGGTTGCAAAATGTGCCGTAAAACCCGGTCGCGAACCTCCGGCCGGCGCAGATCCTCGGTCCACAACGCCGCCATCAGCAACCGGCGTTGAAAATAGGTCATGCACAACCCGACGACGCTCAGCACCAGCTGCCGCGCGTTCAGGTCGCGGCGGAAAACGCCCAGCTCGATCCCCCGCTCAAGCGAACGGATCAACTCGCTCAGCCCCTCGGACAGCAGGTTGACCAGGTTGCCCCGGCTCCATTGGCCGCCCTGCAGGCTTTCCCAGGCCAGCAAGCGGACGAACGCCGGGTTCTCGACCAGGAAGTCGAAAAAATTCCGCAGCAGAATGATCGTCTGTTCGTATGGATCGTCGGATTTGCGGATCAGGCTGCGACTGGCCTGCAACAACTGTCGCAGATTGTCTTTCAAAACCTCGAGGTACAGGTCTTCCTTCTTGCCGAAATAAAGGTAGATGAGTCCCTTGTTGACGCCCGCGTGCCGCGCGATGTCGTCCACCCGCGCCGCGTCGAATCCCTTTTCGGCGAACTCCAGCTCCGCCGCCTTCATCAGCAGCCGTTTGGAACGTTCCGCGTCGCGTTTGCGAATTTCCGCCATCGGTCGGGCCTACTCGCCTGCGCCGGGATCGGGCGAGGCGACCGGCGCGGCGCTTTCGGGCACCCGGCCGGGATCATTGCCCATGGCCAGCCGCAGCGCGGCCAGGTTGGTCAGCACGTCGTACCGGGCGGCGATCAGGTTGCTCTGGGCGCGCGTCAGCAGGGTCTGGGCGTCGGTGACCTTGAGCGATTCGGACAGGTTTTCCTGGAAGCGCAACTGCTGAATCCGCAGATTTTCCTCGGCTTGCGCCGCGGCCTTGGTGGCGATGTTGTACCGCAGCATCGCCGCTTCGAGTTCCTGCAGCTTCTGCTTCGCCTGCAACTGCACCAGCGACTCGACCTCGCGCGCCTTCCACCGCGCCTGCTTGGCCAGCGCTTCCGCGGCGCGCGCGTCGTGGTACTTCCGGCCCCATTCCCAGAAATTCCATTGCAGCGACAACCCGGCGAACATCTCGGTTTCCTCGTAGAGGATGATGCCCTGGGTGTATTGATACCGCGCGATGCCCGCCACGGTCGGGGTCAGATCCCACCAGGCGAGCTTTTCCACCGCTTCCAGCGCCTTGGCCTTGCCGCGCACCGCCGCCAGGTCGCCGCGCCGCGACAACGCCGATTCCTGCGCCTGCTGCACGTTGACCGGTAAATTGGTCGGCACGATGAAGTCGTCTTCTTTCAACACCAATTCGGAATCCAGCGGCAGGCCGAGCTGGTGCGCCAGCGCCGAGCGCGCCAGCGACAGGCCCGATTGCGCCCGGATATGCATCTCTTGGACGTTCGCCAGTTCCACCTCGGCGGCCAGCATTTCCGCGCGGCCGATGAACTCCTGCGCCTCGAATTCCTTGGCTTGCTCGACATGCGCCGTCACGGTTTCGACCGCCGCCCGCGCCACTTCCTCCATCTTCTGCACCGACAACACCCGGTAGTAGGCCTCGATCGTCTGGAACACGACTTCCTGACGCGTGCGCTCGCCGAGGCGCTTCACCGCTTGCTCGCCCGCCGACCGCGCCTGATAGCCCTGATAAACCGAATACAGCGGGGTGAGCGGCTGAATCGCCGTGATCATGAATTGCTCGGTATAGTCGGCGCGCATCTCGATGGGCGGAATCGCGCCGACGATCGAATCCAGCAGTAGCTTGACGTCCGGCGACAGCTTGATGAAGTCCATCACGTCGATGTCGTAGGCCTCGTTCCACTGCAGCATCTGGCCTTCGGCGCGAAAGATGGGCCCGAAGCGGGCGAGCGCGCTTTTTGTTTGCGCCTCGGCCTCTTCGACCTGCGCCTCGGAAGTTTTCAGCGAGTAGTTGTTTTGCAGCGCCAGTTTGATCGCTTGCGGCAGATCCAGCGCCGTCGGTTCGGCCGCCGCGGCGATTCCCACGGCGACAAAAATCGCGAGCAGCGCCATCGAGCAGGAAAAGATTCGCATGAGCTATCCGCCTCTTTATAACTAACCGGTTAGTTATATAAACGCGATGCCGCACCGTGTCAAGAATAAATCCGGGGATTTTTTTCGCGCGATGATTATACTCGTCGGAGGGAAAAAACCCGCGCCTGAAGGAGCGAACCGACTTGAAACACTACACTTTCGACGATTGTCTGGCCATTGTCCGGCGCTTGCGCAGCCCGAATGGCTGCCCATGGGACAACGAACAGACCCTGGAATCGGTGCTGAAATACTTCCAGGAAGAGGTCTACGAAGCGCTCGATGCCGCCGACCGCCGCGACTGGCCGGGGCTGACCGAGGAACTGGGCGACGTGCTTTGGGAAATCCTGTTCCTGGCCCGCATCGCCGAGCAGGAAGACCACTTC
This genomic window from Myxococcales bacterium contains:
- a CDS encoding ABC transporter permease — translated: MKRPGLLCRLGKRLLERERYVGVMILDEWKFLFRIGRLVLVILLGLPLFYPPVISWLYKKNQAEQRPVVLVDEDNSALSRRMSVYLSATQNMKVLGRLDSLERGRKMLIGRQAEALIQIPADFSTRFKKREQTDVTLWIEAGNMYAYSVAYPAVFGAVGALNEELGRRYFFSQGVPSALARQRTSPIQQDIRYLFHPTTGYGNFFVPGVFLVVMQQLLLIAMAFSVGMRRELNQFDYRASRPFAYLEGKYWAQMAFYLYATALMLLVIAPLSGWTLKSVGLSFLVFVIFQLTMMPVSVAVAHFCRDRYVAFQLLMFVSTPLFMMSGFAWPYNQMLPYIKVIAALFPVTPALQAMRITMAKSDRLIDILPYFGWMAAQFVVYFAGAYFMIRRWPVHDDDAVE
- a CDS encoding ABC transporter permease codes for the protein MLLKYFIPRVSWPLFRRGLRDQLHRLATRRRYQLMIFLLLVMSWLAMEVYHTMVVQGLPLAIVDHDNSKISRTVKEYILANREVRLVDVSFRTLAEAEGMLVSGELAGVVYIPADFSADIKKGRKGTVVVSVDMSNILIGKNLYKAVARTLTTVSVGIQMTVVKKMGEQKNQAMARVLPIAVNEFSNFNPGANYGIYLIPGLLFFFLHVFILILCVTLYLPPFRPATDAELAGGLAANFLVSLVVGLLFFYVFLPYENLPPESPFYVVLVNLAVFLLLDIMLAAGMNQLIPLPMMAFEATIVMGMLSLMICGVTWPADTMPPLIALLGKIIPFTPFMVGSRMYMHYPIGLGEMGVVFRQFAGQAVFYAVVIAICVAVRRAVRRARAKG
- a CDS encoding HlyD family efflux transporter periplasmic adaptor subunit, giving the protein MKSVGWFLAVLVILGLAAGCGGGKKTVLIGLVDATEIDVASKIPGRVEDLKVTEGDQVKEGQELATISRETIAAKLDQVNAVIDAAKAQFKMANKGAREEQKRAAARQLDMARAQMDVMKKMYDRLTVLLEKKAIPKAQFDEIDAKYQAAVAQYEMARAQNDAVQKGARDEEKEALGALVRQAEGVRTEVESYDKESIQVAPLDGEVSKIVLHKGELAATGFPILTIVDLKDMWITFSVREDLLKKIQKGQKIAVEVPALGQKVELEIFHLAPLADFATWRATQERNSFDLKSFEVRARPVTAIAGLRPGMTVRWTVE
- a CDS encoding TetR/AcrR family transcriptional regulator, giving the protein MAEIRKRDAERSKRLLMKAAELEFAEKGFDAARVDDIARHAGVNKGLIYLYFGKKEDLYLEVLKDNLRQLLQASRSLIRKSDDPYEQTIILLRNFFDFLVENPAFVRLLAWESLQGGQWSRGNLVNLLSEGLSELIRSLERGIELGVFRRDLNARQLVLSVVGLCMTYFQRRLLMAALWTEDLRRPEVRDRVLRHILQPMFEGILAKPSQAPDFTGEIR
- a CDS encoding TolC family protein, whose product is MRIFSCSMALLAIFVAVGIAAAAEPTALDLPQAIKLALQNNYSLKTSEAQVEEAEAQTKSALARFGPIFRAEGQMLQWNEAYDIDVMDFIKLSPDVKLLLDSIVGAIPPIEMRADYTEQFMITAIQPLTPLYSVYQGYQARSAGEQAVKRLGERTRQEVVFQTIEAYYRVLSVQKMEEVARAAVETVTAHVEQAKEFEAQEFIGRAEMLAAEVELANVQEMHIRAQSGLSLARSALAHQLGLPLDSELVLKEDDFIVPTNLPVNVQQAQESALSRRGDLAAVRGKAKALEAVEKLAWWDLTPTVAGIARYQYTQGIILYEETEMFAGLSLQWNFWEWGRKYHDARAAEALAKQARWKAREVESLVQLQAKQKLQELEAAMLRYNIATKAAAQAEENLRIQQLRFQENLSESLKVTDAQTLLTRAQSNLIAARYDVLTNLAALRLAMGNDPGRVPESAAPVASPDPGAGE